Below is a genomic region from Zeimonas sediminis.
TCGAGAGCGCCTTCGGCGCGCGCCTGATGGTCCGCGGCTTCCTGCTGAACAACCAGCTGACCGACTTCTCGTTCCCTGCAAGCGCCGACGGCAGGCCGGTCGCCAACCGGGTCGAGGCGGGCAAGCGCCCGCGCAGCTCGATGGCGCCGACGATCGCGTTCGACCGCGCGAGCGGCAGGCCGGTGCTCGTGATCGGCTCGCCGGGCGGCCCGTCGATCATCAATCACGTCGCGCGCAGCCTGATCGCGATCCTCGACGAGGGCGTCGATCCCCAGCGGGCCGTGTCGCTGCCGAACCTGGGCAACCGCAACGGCGCCACCGAGCTCGAGCGCGACCGCGCGCCGGCCGTGCTGGCCGCCGCGCTGCGCGACCGCGGGCACCGGGTCGAACTGGTGCCGATGACCAGCGGCCTGCACGCGATCGCACTGGACTGCCGGGCGCCCGCGCGTCAGGATCGGGGCTGCCTGCTGACCGGCGCGGTCGACCCGCGCCGCGAGGGGGCGGTGGTCACTGCACGACCGGCGGCGCCGGCCACCGTCGGCCGCGAGGCGGCGCCCCCGGCGCAACGGCGTCCGACAACCGGAGAGCGATGATGGAAAGACGCAGGATCGGCGGCGGCCGGCTGAAGTCGGCCGGCTACGACGCGGGCGAACAGCGCCTCGAGATCGAGTTCGTCGACGGCTCGCTGAAGGCCTTCAAGTCGGTGCCGGCCGAGGTCTGGCGGCGCTTCGTGGCCTCGCCCAACCCGGCCAGTTTCTATGCCGACCGGATCGAGGAGGAGTATGCGTTCGACGCGGGACGGGCAGCCGGCGGCAGCGGCGCGCGCGCGAAACTCGACTCGCTGTTCGGGCCGGGGCCGAGCGAAGGCTGACCCCCGCTGCCCGCCGGCCGCTCGCCGGCATCGGGGCGCTCGTCGATCAGCCAGGCGAGCGCCGCGGCGGCCAGCGCCAGCGCGATCGAGGCGAACCACATCACGTCGTACGAGCCGCTGGCCGCGTAGCTCTGGCCGGCGATCCACACGCCGGTGGCGCTGCCGATCTGGTGGCTCAGGAACACGAAGCCGCCCAGCGTGGCCGCGTAGCGCAGCCCGAAGATCTGCCCGACCAGGCCCATCGTGAGCGGCACGGTGCTCAGCCACAGAAGGCCCATGCCGGCCGCGAATAGGTACAGCGAGGCCGGCGAGACCGGCAGCACCAGCAGCAGCACCACGAAGACCGCGCGCAGCGCGTAGACCCAGCCCAGCAGCATCTTCTTGCTGTGCCGCCCGCCGAGCCAGCCCACCGCGAAGGAGCCGATCACGTTGAACAGGCCGATCGTCGCGATCGCCATCGCGCCGTGGCTGGCCGCCAGCCCGTTGTCGACCACGTAGGCCGGCAGGTGCAGCGTGATGAAGGCCAGCTGGAAGCCGCAGACGAAGTAGCTGCCGGCCAGCAGCGCGAACGGCTTGCGGCGGAAGGCGTCGCGGATCGCCGCCCAGAGCGACGGGCCGGTGTCGACCGCGTGCTCGGCCGCCGGCTGGCCGCCGGCGGCGTGCGAGGCCGAGGCGGCGCCGCGCCCGAACATCGCCCAGGCGAGCGGCGCGATCGCCGCCACTGCGACCGACATGATCAGGAGCGCCGCGGGCCAGTCGAAGGCCTCGATCAGCAGGTGCCCGGCGGGCACGACCAGGAACTGGCCGAGCGAGCCGCCGGCATTGGCCACGCCCAGCGCGGCGCTGCGCGCCATCGGCGACGTGGCGCGGCCGATCGCCGGCATCACCAGCGCCGAGGTCGTGCCGCCCTGGCCGATGCCCACCATCAGTCCGAAGAACAGGATCAGCCCGGCCTGCGAGCTCACGAAAAGCGTGCCGGCGAGCCCTGCCGCGTAGAGCAGCGCGGCCAGCGCGATCGCGCGCACCGCGCCGAAGCGGTCGGCGAGCATGCCCATCAGGATCGCGCCGGCGCCCCAGGCCAGGTTCTGCAGCGCGAAGGTGTTCGAGAAGAACTCGCGGCTCCAGCCGTGCGTGAGCAGCATCGGCTGCAT
It encodes:
- a CDS encoding KTSC domain-containing protein, yielding MERRRIGGGRLKSAGYDAGEQRLEIEFVDGSLKAFKSVPAEVWRRFVASPNPASFYADRIEEEYAFDAGRAAGGSGARAKLDSLFGPGPSEG
- a CDS encoding MFS transporter, whose protein sequence is MSSHPDAQAGAFSRIVLIGALILLLSMGVRATAGIFMQPMLLTHGWSREFFSNTFALQNLAWGAGAILMGMLADRFGAVRAIALAALLYAAGLAGTLFVSSQAGLILFFGLMVGIGQGGTTSALVMPAIGRATSPMARSAALGVANAGGSLGQFLVVPAGHLLIEAFDWPAALLIMSVAVAAIAPLAWAMFGRGAASASHAAGGQPAAEHAVDTGPSLWAAIRDAFRRKPFALLAGSYFVCGFQLAFITLHLPAYVVDNGLAASHGAMAIATIGLFNVIGSFAVGWLGGRHSKKMLLGWVYALRAVFVVLLLVLPVSPASLYLFAAGMGLLWLSTVPLTMGLVGQIFGLRYAATLGGFVFLSHQIGSATGVWIAGQSYAASGSYDVMWFASIALALAAAALAWLIDERPDAGERPAGSGGQPSLGPGPNSESSFARAPLPPAARPASNAYSSSIRSA